A window of the Candidatus Saccharibacteria bacterium oral taxon 488 genome harbors these coding sequences:
- a CDS encoding DNA polymerase III subunit alpha, whose translation MATKHTTASAQAAAALQPSDYVHLHNHTHHSLLDGLTKIPDMVARVKELGMEACAITDHGTMSGAIEFYKAAKNVGIKPIIGIETYVAARTRHDRDPAKDKARYHLTLLAMNHKGYQNLMQLSTIANLEGVYYKPRIDHELLEQYNEGIICMSGCIGGELGENLRNDDYEKAKEIAGWYKSVFGDRYYMELQDHGHPEARSHWPEQKKVNDYIERISEELDIPCVVTSDGHYLNHEDQEAHEILLCVGTGAYLSDEKRMSLKDFELHLTTPEDIISRWQTTNPQAIANTKAIADRCDVEIKLGDILIPKFPTPNGESEKEYLDHLVYSGMAVRYAGMKLEDAKKLPNDQLRAKLSEAQLERLDMEFGVLDNMGYNGYFLIVQDFINWGKSQGIIFGPGRGSAAGSIIAYALNITDLDPLHYDLLFERFLNPDRISMPDIDIDIQDTRRGEVIEYCAKKYGSERVANICTFGTMAARASVRDVARVLQVPYGESDRLAKLIPPPVQGRHVPIKKSLEEDPDLKKEYESNPTAKTVYDFASRLEGTIRSHGVHAAGVVIAPDDLVKYVPLEMAQKGVVATQYPMGPVEELGLLKMDFLGLSNLSIINNALRIIRKVYKTDIDLSTLPLDDEATYKLFQRGDTTGVFQLESAGMKRYLRELKPSVFEDIIAMVALYRPGPMQFIDSFIKRKHGEEEITYLHPGMENSLRNTYGILVYQEQFMQISKEWCGFTGGQADTLRKAVGKKKIDLMKKVKPEFVEGAVKVGGATKDIAEQFWDALEEFANYCFNKSHAACYGLIAYWTAYLKAHYPDAFMAALMTSDQDDTERLAIEMTECKHMGIEVLNPDVNESFVEFAVVPNEKKIRFGMAAVKGVGVGAVEEIIRAREADGPFKSVEDFAKRVSTGKFNRKAWESLIKTGAFDSFGDRSDLLFNLDTIVAFAQKTQKEAASGQTDLFGMLGDESADVQPTMQLQPAPAKHTNKERLMWERELMGLYISAHPLDAYETYLSEQAQPLTQLVPEYDGRLMTIGGIITTVRTIVTKSGSKMAFVGIEDKFGEGEAIVFPNLYEQVGAKLVQDAVIRVTGKNSARDRDGNLGSESKMIADEIELISDDDLRQYQSTGRKMEAPKMSSNVRQERRTALRAQTTQRAGAARVSTAQRVNVKSTPADTTNTPPHPAATHAVPETEKLFLHIKNPSDHDKLVALKSLCSKYAGVTDVVLVLGEANKSAMRMPFRVEAGDQLMDQLRQILGDECVVLK comes from the coding sequence ATGGCTACCAAACATACGACAGCTTCAGCTCAAGCCGCGGCCGCGTTGCAGCCGTCTGATTACGTGCACCTACATAATCACACTCACCATTCGCTTCTGGATGGGCTGACTAAAATTCCTGACATGGTGGCTCGGGTGAAGGAGCTGGGCATGGAGGCCTGTGCTATCACCGACCACGGTACCATGTCGGGTGCGATCGAGTTTTATAAAGCGGCTAAGAATGTCGGTATCAAGCCAATCATCGGCATTGAAACCTACGTAGCAGCCCGCACTCGTCACGACCGCGACCCGGCCAAGGACAAGGCACGTTATCACCTAACGCTGCTGGCTATGAACCACAAGGGCTATCAAAACCTGATGCAGCTCAGTACTATTGCTAACCTTGAGGGCGTCTACTACAAACCGCGTATTGACCACGAATTGCTGGAACAATACAATGAAGGCATCATCTGTATGTCTGGCTGTATTGGTGGTGAGCTGGGCGAGAATTTGCGTAATGATGATTATGAAAAAGCTAAGGAAATTGCTGGCTGGTACAAGTCAGTGTTTGGCGACCGATACTACATGGAGCTCCAAGACCATGGTCACCCCGAAGCTCGCAGCCACTGGCCGGAGCAGAAAAAAGTCAATGATTACATTGAGCGTATCAGCGAGGAATTGGATATTCCGTGTGTGGTGACCAGCGACGGTCATTATCTCAATCACGAAGATCAGGAGGCGCATGAGATTTTGCTGTGCGTTGGTACCGGTGCGTATTTGAGTGATGAAAAGCGGATGAGCTTGAAGGATTTTGAGCTCCATTTGACGACGCCAGAAGACATCATTTCGCGGTGGCAAACAACCAATCCTCAGGCAATTGCCAATACCAAAGCCATCGCCGACCGCTGTGACGTGGAAATCAAACTGGGTGATATTCTCATCCCGAAATTTCCAACGCCAAACGGTGAATCCGAAAAAGAATATCTGGATCATCTGGTGTATAGCGGTATGGCAGTACGGTACGCTGGCATGAAGTTGGAGGACGCGAAGAAGCTCCCGAATGATCAGCTGCGAGCCAAGTTATCAGAGGCGCAGCTAGAGCGACTGGACATGGAGTTTGGTGTGCTCGACAACATGGGTTATAACGGCTACTTCCTCATTGTTCAGGATTTTATCAACTGGGGCAAATCTCAAGGGATTATTTTTGGGCCGGGACGTGGTTCAGCGGCTGGCTCAATCATCGCCTATGCGCTGAATATCACTGACCTTGATCCGCTACATTATGACCTGCTGTTCGAGCGCTTCCTTAACCCCGACCGTATCTCCATGCCTGACATCGATATCGACATTCAAGATACCCGTCGCGGCGAGGTGATCGAATATTGTGCCAAGAAATATGGCTCAGAACGAGTGGCCAATATCTGTACCTTTGGCACCATGGCGGCGCGGGCGTCGGTGCGTGACGTGGCGCGGGTATTGCAGGTGCCGTACGGCGAGTCTGACCGGCTGGCCAAGCTCATCCCGCCACCCGTCCAGGGTCGTCATGTACCCATCAAAAAGTCGCTGGAGGAAGACCCTGATCTCAAGAAAGAATACGAAAGTAATCCAACCGCCAAAACCGTCTATGACTTTGCCTCCCGACTAGAGGGAACGATTCGTTCACACGGTGTACACGCCGCTGGTGTGGTGATCGCGCCGGATGACTTGGTGAAATACGTGCCGCTGGAGATGGCGCAAAAGGGCGTGGTGGCGACTCAGTATCCGATGGGCCCGGTGGAAGAACTGGGGCTACTGAAGATGGACTTTTTGGGCTTGTCTAACCTGTCTATAATTAACAATGCCCTGCGTATTATTCGCAAAGTTTACAAAACGGATATTGATTTATCAACGCTGCCGCTGGATGATGAAGCAACCTACAAATTATTCCAGCGCGGTGATACCACTGGTGTCTTCCAGTTGGAATCGGCTGGCATGAAGCGGTACCTGCGCGAGCTCAAGCCGAGTGTCTTTGAAGACATCATCGCCATGGTGGCCTTGTACCGCCCGGGCCCGATGCAGTTTATCGACTCATTCATCAAACGTAAACATGGCGAGGAAGAGATTACCTACTTACACCCTGGTATGGAAAACTCGCTGAGAAACACCTACGGCATTTTGGTTTATCAGGAGCAGTTTATGCAGATTTCCAAAGAGTGGTGCGGCTTTACCGGCGGCCAGGCGGACACCCTGCGTAAGGCGGTGGGTAAAAAGAAAATCGACCTCATGAAAAAGGTTAAACCTGAGTTCGTCGAGGGCGCAGTCAAGGTTGGTGGTGCGACCAAGGATATTGCTGAGCAGTTCTGGGATGCGTTGGAAGAATTCGCTAACTATTGTTTCAATAAGAGTCACGCGGCGTGTTATGGCTTGATCGCCTACTGGACGGCGTATCTCAAGGCGCATTATCCTGACGCATTCATGGCGGCGCTGATGACCAGTGACCAGGATGATACTGAGCGCCTGGCCATCGAGATGACCGAGTGTAAGCACATGGGCATTGAAGTGCTTAACCCGGATGTTAATGAGTCATTTGTCGAGTTCGCGGTGGTGCCTAATGAAAAGAAGATTCGTTTTGGTATGGCAGCGGTCAAGGGCGTTGGTGTCGGTGCGGTGGAAGAAATTATTCGTGCTCGCGAGGCTGATGGCCCGTTCAAGTCGGTCGAAGATTTTGCCAAGCGAGTGTCGACCGGCAAGTTTAACCGCAAGGCCTGGGAGTCGCTGATCAAAACTGGTGCCTTTGATAGTTTTGGTGATCGGTCTGATTTATTGTTTAATCTTGATACCATTGTCGCCTTTGCTCAAAAAACTCAGAAAGAGGCCGCGTCGGGGCAGACTGACCTGTTTGGTATGCTTGGTGATGAGTCGGCTGATGTTCAGCCAACGATGCAGCTACAGCCAGCGCCGGCCAAACATACCAACAAAGAGCGGTTGATGTGGGAGCGCGAGCTGATGGGGCTGTATATTTCGGCGCATCCGCTCGATGCGTATGAAACATATCTGAGTGAGCAAGCGCAGCCATTAACGCAGCTGGTGCCAGAATACGACGGTCGCCTGATGACGATCGGCGGTATTATCACGACGGTGCGCACCATCGTTACCAAGTCAGGCAGCAAGATGGCATTCGTTGGGATCGAAGATAAGTTTGGCGAGGGCGAAGCTATCGTCTTTCCGAATTTGTATGAGCAAGTCGGCGCCAAGCTCGTCCAGGACGCTGTCATTCGGGTGACCGGCAAAAACTCAGCCCGTGATCGGGACGGTAATTTGGGATCAGAGAGCAAGATGATTGCTGATGAAATCGAATTGATTTCTGACGATGACCTCCGGCAGTATCAGTCGACCGGCCGTAAAATGGAAGCACCAAAGATGAGTAGCAATGTCAGGCAAGAGCGGCGTACGGCACTTCGAGCTCAAACGACTCAGCGAGCAGGCGCAGCCCGAGTATCGACAGCACAAAGGGTGAACGTGAAATCAACACCGGCCGACACGACAAACACGCCACCGCATCCAGCAGCCACGCACGCCGTGCCCGAGACAGAAAAGCTATTTCTTCATATCAAAAACCCGAGCGACCATGATAAGCTAGTAGCACTCAAGTCGCTCTGCTCCAAATACGCTGGCGTAACTGATGTGGTGTTGGTGCTGGGTGAGGCCAATAAATCCGCCATGCGCATGCCGTTTCGTGTTGAGGCTGGCGACCAGCTGATGGATCAGCTGCGTCAAATATTGGGTGACGAGTGTGTAGTCTTGAAATAA
- a CDS encoding threonine/serine exporter family protein, whose protein sequence is MKTTVKRKVPEFIKRSLGRIPRLPTPEPIWQLDKIDESLTPNMRALRMTMTIAEELLAMGVAARDVVHMALGITGTYCRRRVHIDISSTLITISQDRGSEREPLTLVRTITLKYVNYQTIQALQNLALVIRDHHLPLAEAERRTEELLTNRREHSRWIVCLAGGGVSMGVVILFNGSILMSGLAFVMGFVATATMRILDKWGLATFYLQIITALLITLAAGAAQWLNGWLGWQVDTTMLVISGIVLLVAGLMIVGAFQDAIDEYYVTANARLLRVIMATMGIVVGVMTGLYIIQRFGISFPTTPDRLGLAADIRAQYLGALIIAAGFAAGNHARLFGMLIAGGVGVLGWWVSSTLIGSLGVVIASGAAATVVGLTAVLASRLWRFPSVAIIAAGIVPLVPGLSLYNGLMGVIENPPTDPEFLLSLAVLARAIMIGVAIAIGASLGNMIGRPVRRGMIRWYNKLLRRRELNIQ, encoded by the coding sequence GTGAAAACAACTGTCAAAAGAAAAGTACCTGAATTTATCAAGCGATCACTGGGACGAATTCCACGATTACCAACGCCAGAACCCATTTGGCAATTAGATAAAATCGACGAGAGCCTGACGCCGAACATGCGAGCGCTGCGGATGACGATGACAATTGCCGAGGAGCTACTGGCGATGGGAGTAGCCGCACGGGACGTCGTGCATATGGCGCTGGGGATCACTGGCACATACTGTAGGCGACGGGTTCACATTGATATCAGCTCAACGCTCATCACCATATCTCAAGATCGCGGCTCTGAGCGCGAACCGCTCACGTTGGTGCGAACGATCACGTTGAAGTATGTCAATTACCAAACGATCCAAGCATTGCAAAACCTCGCCCTCGTGATTCGCGACCATCACTTACCACTAGCAGAGGCTGAGAGACGAACCGAGGAGTTATTGACAAATCGACGGGAACATTCACGCTGGATCGTCTGCCTGGCGGGTGGTGGCGTGTCGATGGGCGTGGTGATTTTATTTAACGGCTCAATCCTGATGAGTGGGCTGGCGTTTGTGATGGGCTTCGTGGCGACGGCGACAATGAGGATTCTGGACAAATGGGGCCTCGCAACATTTTACCTCCAAATCATTACCGCACTCCTAATCACCCTGGCGGCGGGTGCTGCCCAGTGGCTGAATGGCTGGCTGGGCTGGCAGGTTGATACGACGATGCTGGTGATCAGCGGTATCGTGCTGTTGGTGGCGGGGCTGATGATCGTTGGCGCCTTTCAGGATGCGATTGACGAATATTACGTGACGGCAAATGCCCGGCTACTACGGGTGATTATGGCGACGATGGGTATCGTTGTCGGCGTGATGACCGGGCTATACATCATTCAGCGATTTGGGATTAGTTTTCCAACGACGCCGGATCGGCTGGGGCTAGCGGCAGACATACGGGCGCAATACTTGGGAGCGCTGATTATTGCTGCTGGTTTCGCGGCCGGCAATCACGCGCGTTTGTTCGGAATGCTGATTGCCGGCGGTGTTGGCGTGTTGGGATGGTGGGTGTCAAGTACGCTAATTGGGTCACTCGGAGTTGTCATCGCCAGCGGCGCCGCAGCAACAGTAGTCGGATTGACAGCGGTGCTGGCATCCCGGCTGTGGCGCTTTCCTTCAGTGGCCATTATCGCTGCTGGCATCGTACCGCTGGTGCCGGGCTTGTCGCTCTACAACGGCTTGATGGGTGTGATAGAAAATCCACCGACCGACCCTGAATTTTTACTGTCACTGGCCGTCCTCGCACGAGCCATCATGATCGGCGTGGCCATCGCCATCGGCGCATCACTTGGTAATATGATCGGCCGGCCGGTACGGCGTGGTATGATTCGCTGGTATAATAAGCTCCTGCGACGACGAGAGCTTAACATTCAATAA
- the secG gene encoding preprotein translocase subunit SecG, producing the protein MSLDTILPYVTLGSAVLMIIAILLQQRGASLGAGFGSSGELFTTRRGFDKNLFDVTIVFAAVFVLSILASLVLPSLKG; encoded by the coding sequence ATGTCACTTGATACTATTTTGCCGTATGTCACATTAGGATCAGCCGTTTTGATGATCATTGCCATATTGTTGCAGCAGCGTGGCGCGAGCCTCGGTGCAGGCTTTGGCTCGTCGGGCGAACTGTTCACCACGCGGCGAGGTTTTGACAAGAACTTGTTTGATGTGACTATTGTGTTTGCTGCTGTGTTCGTGCTGTCGATCTTGGCGAGTTTGGTGTTGCCGAGTCTGAAGGGCTAG
- a CDS encoding phage holin family protein codes for MRRQFAIFFVRWILNSVGIWVAVRLLGTSEPVVETTATFVLAGLIFSIVNSILKPIVVILSLPAILLTLGLFTLVVNGIMVYISLALAPGLSMSFGSSILAGIILSLVNYIVSSAFVIKPAPE; via the coding sequence ATGAGACGACAATTTGCAATATTTTTTGTCAGGTGGATACTTAATTCTGTTGGCATCTGGGTAGCGGTGCGGCTTCTCGGGACGAGTGAGCCAGTGGTCGAGACGACGGCAACGTTTGTCCTCGCTGGTTTAATCTTTTCAATCGTCAACTCTATCTTAAAACCGATCGTTGTCATTTTGTCGCTACCGGCGATCTTACTGACGCTCGGCTTATTTACGCTGGTGGTTAATGGCATCATGGTTTATATATCATTGGCACTGGCGCCGGGATTATCCATGAGTTTTGGCTCGTCAATTCTTGCCGGAATCATACTCAGTCTGGTAAACTATATAGTAAGTAGCGCCTTCGTTATCAAGCCGGCGCCAGAATAA
- a CDS encoding phosphohydrolase, with translation MDERQIAQLETIKNKVRGILGGDPSGHADDHVERVALLAERFASECNEPVDLYEVLLTAWLHDVDDYKLIGKVQAEKLTNAVNSMAEAGVATDLCQAVLENIAAIGYGKRLDGQQPQRLAGQLVSDADMCDAIGAVGIERGLMYACHHGGRIFDPTVWPNVDLAAHEYDVNGNTHDTDGFINHFFEKLLKLKGLMLTEPGRIEARKRQHVMVDFLRAYFREKNVPEWSEFLEGYLLDITKANDLQ, from the coding sequence ATGGACGAACGGCAGATAGCTCAACTTGAGACAATAAAAAATAAAGTGCGTGGTATATTAGGTGGCGATCCATCGGGTCATGCCGATGATCACGTTGAGCGGGTGGCACTGCTGGCGGAACGTTTTGCGAGCGAATGTAATGAGCCGGTAGACCTGTACGAAGTGCTATTGACGGCTTGGTTGCATGACGTTGATGATTACAAATTAATCGGCAAAGTGCAGGCAGAGAAATTGACGAACGCGGTCAATAGTATGGCGGAGGCGGGAGTGGCCACTGACTTATGCCAGGCGGTATTAGAAAATATTGCGGCGATCGGTTATGGCAAACGGCTGGACGGGCAGCAGCCGCAGCGGTTGGCAGGGCAGCTAGTGTCTGACGCTGACATGTGCGATGCTATCGGCGCGGTCGGGATTGAGCGAGGGTTGATGTATGCCTGCCATCACGGTGGGCGGATTTTTGACCCCACGGTTTGGCCAAATGTTGATCTAGCAGCGCACGAATACGACGTTAATGGCAACACGCATGATACCGATGGCTTTATTAATCACTTTTTTGAGAAACTGCTGAAGTTGAAGGGCTTGATGCTGACGGAGCCGGGGCGAATAGAAGCGAGGAAGCGTCAGCACGTTATGGTTGATTTCCTTCGTGCCTATTTCCGCGAGAAGAATGTGCCGGAGTGGAGTGAGTTTTTGGAAGGGTATTTACTTGATATAACTAAGGCAAATGATTTACAATAA
- a CDS encoding prepilin-type N-terminal cleavage/methylation domain-containing protein, translated as MSRKYGFTVIEILIVVVVIGILAGIGLVSYNGWRKETVRKAITSDLQNALSAAEQEKNFKGSYPTTLPQSFKSGSPDIVITVRTIPPSGSTPAAICIEGTSSRQQLQLHIKSTERKVVDGAC; from the coding sequence ATGAGTCGCAAGTATGGATTTACCGTCATAGAAATACTAATTGTCGTTGTGGTTATCGGCATCTTGGCGGGTATCGGTCTCGTCAGTTATAACGGGTGGCGCAAAGAGACGGTGCGTAAAGCCATAACGTCAGATCTACAGAATGCGCTATCAGCGGCGGAGCAGGAAAAAAACTTCAAAGGGTCATATCCAACGACATTGCCGCAGTCGTTCAAGAGTGGCTCGCCAGACATCGTAATCACTGTACGGACAATCCCGCCGTCTGGTTCGACGCCGGCCGCGATCTGCATTGAGGGGACGAGTAGTCGCCAGCAGCTCCAGCTGCACATCAAGAGCACTGAGCGCAAGGTAGTCGACGGCGCCTGTTAG
- a CDS encoding excinuclease ABC subunit UvrC, whose amino-acid sequence MNKRLQQKLKTLPRTPGVYFHKSASGEIIYVGKAAVLKNRVRQYFQDSRGRDNKTMALVAEIADTDWIETESEVDALFLESEMVKRYMPRYNVLLRDDKSQMYVRIDMKSEWPTVSFTRNPADDGAEYVGPFYNGFALKKALRYLRRVFPYLTRQRRPGQSKLDEDLGLSPRLSDGSAAYKATLRKLISYIKGNRKAIAAELERDMKTAAGLHDFERAADLRNKLRAMQELQRRVCFGDKEFLDISKDKALADLAKLLGLKGIPARIEGYDISHMSGRQVVASMVVFTNGASDRAEYRKFKVSEKNDDTGNIHQTIFRRLSERNLKSWGRPDLLLIDGGKGQLAAAIKARDERGVTVPIISIAKREEELLVHKIGSQIDTAFIKQVRSQPRADIMVHEDGDVYMVNLHPSQRNAGSHSKNLRASTEETRHERPITDESSLATIDIIKLFQRIRDESHRFAVSYHTALKRQQQTKNQLEEIPGVGPKTRAKLLKKFGSINRIRSASPADLEKIVDKELAKKIMLMLSS is encoded by the coding sequence GTGAATAAACGGTTGCAGCAAAAACTCAAAACCCTACCGCGCACTCCCGGCGTCTATTTTCACAAGTCAGCCAGCGGCGAGATTATTTATGTAGGCAAGGCGGCGGTGCTGAAAAACCGCGTGCGTCAGTATTTTCAGGATTCGCGCGGGCGGGACAATAAAACCATGGCGCTGGTGGCGGAAATTGCTGATACTGATTGGATTGAGACCGAGAGCGAAGTTGATGCACTGTTCCTGGAGAGCGAGATGGTCAAACGTTACATGCCGCGTTACAACGTACTGCTGCGCGATGATAAATCGCAAATGTATGTGCGAATTGACATGAAAAGTGAGTGGCCAACCGTCAGTTTTACGCGTAATCCAGCTGATGATGGGGCGGAATATGTTGGCCCGTTCTATAATGGCTTTGCTTTGAAAAAAGCGCTGCGCTATTTGCGGCGGGTTTTTCCGTATTTGACCAGGCAGCGCCGTCCGGGGCAGTCGAAATTGGATGAAGATTTAGGTTTGAGTCCGCGGCTGAGTGATGGGTCAGCCGCCTACAAAGCTACTTTACGCAAGCTCATCAGCTACATCAAAGGCAACCGTAAGGCTATCGCCGCCGAGTTGGAGCGCGACATGAAAACGGCGGCTGGGCTGCATGATTTTGAGCGGGCGGCCGACCTTCGCAATAAACTGCGCGCCATGCAGGAGCTACAGCGGCGGGTTTGTTTTGGCGACAAAGAGTTTTTGGATATTTCTAAGGACAAGGCGCTGGCTGATTTGGCGAAATTGTTGGGTCTAAAAGGTATCCCAGCGCGCATTGAGGGTTATGACATTTCGCATATGAGTGGGCGGCAAGTTGTCGCCAGTATGGTGGTATTTACGAATGGCGCGAGCGACCGGGCGGAGTACCGCAAATTCAAAGTCAGTGAGAAAAATGATGACACGGGTAATATCCATCAGACGATTTTTCGCCGGCTGAGCGAGCGTAATCTAAAAAGCTGGGGCCGTCCTGATCTGCTGCTCATTGATGGTGGCAAAGGCCAGCTAGCGGCGGCTATCAAAGCTCGTGATGAGCGTGGCGTCACCGTGCCGATCATCAGCATCGCCAAGCGTGAGGAAGAATTGCTGGTACATAAAATTGGTTCGCAGATTGATACGGCGTTCATCAAGCAGGTTCGGTCGCAGCCGCGGGCGGACATTATGGTTCATGAAGATGGCGACGTTTACATGGTGAATTTGCATCCAAGTCAACGTAATGCCGGTTCGCATTCAAAAAACTTACGGGCCAGCACCGAGGAAACTCGTCACGAACGCCCGATAACGGACGAGAGTAGTCTCGCGACAATCGACATAATCAAACTGTTCCAGCGCATCCGCGACGAGTCGCACCGCTTTGCGGTGAGCTACCACACCGCGCTCAAACGTCAGCAGCAAACGAAAAACCAGCTGGAGGAAATTCCTGGCGTGGGGCCAAAAACCCGCGCGAAATTGCTGAAAAAGTTTGGCAGCATCAACCGTATACGGAGTGCCTCGCCCGCCGACCTGGAAAAAATCGTGGATAAAGAGCTAGCGAAAAAGATTATGCTTATGCTATCATCATAA
- a CDS encoding peptide ABC transporter substrate-binding protein — MDTKKSSWKKFLRLDFATKDLDGQAQKLTKTTLRHTHMFISSRLEHLAGVKRHVLGWIFLVILLITISMVQWLSFRELYAHNAPARGGSYSEGVLGPLETLNPIFARSSAEKSAARLMFASLYNYDTTGHIKGDLAESVTVNEAETEYTVKLRRNLKWSDGAPLDARDVVFTVNLLKDARTQSSITGWQSINVKQVDERTVQFTLPAPYAPFMHALTFPILPQHSLSEVNPAELREHGYGKSPVTSGPFAMRILQNANADGSKKVLHLVANSQYHHGAPKLDRFQLYVYPTRDEITKGLKTSEIMATPELSYMAQSDQIRHMYASRSYAINDGVYALFNTQSEVVSSRKVRQALVQSINTQALRDKFAFARKPLHGPIFDDQVDGQLAGRLPYDTEAAKKLLDEEGWKEVGNQRKKGEQVLQLSFVTLKGSDFETIARELVKAWQETLHITVDLRVVDPNDASQNVLQSVLRPRGFDVLLYELVLGGDADVFAYWHSSQANQGGLNFANYNSAVADDALAAGRTKQSAKQRVSKYQAFTKHWQSDVPALALYQVQLDYIHLRSVSALDKSMRLVYPTDRFADVIYWTVRRESVYKTP, encoded by the coding sequence TTGGACACAAAAAAATCATCTTGGAAAAAATTTCTGCGACTGGACTTCGCAACAAAAGATCTTGATGGGCAAGCGCAAAAACTGACTAAAACGACCTTGCGTCACACGCATATGTTTATCTCTTCGCGCCTCGAACATTTGGCTGGAGTCAAGCGCCATGTCCTGGGGTGGATCTTTCTGGTTATTCTATTAATTACCATCAGCATGGTGCAGTGGCTGTCATTTCGTGAGTTGTACGCTCATAACGCACCAGCCAGGGGTGGGTCGTATTCAGAGGGTGTGCTGGGGCCGCTAGAGACGCTTAATCCAATTTTTGCCCGTAGTAGTGCCGAAAAATCAGCGGCCCGGCTGATGTTTGCGAGTCTTTATAATTATGATACGACCGGACACATCAAAGGGGACCTCGCCGAGTCGGTCACAGTCAATGAGGCCGAGACTGAGTACACGGTCAAATTGCGCCGTAATCTCAAGTGGTCAGACGGAGCGCCACTGGATGCTCGCGACGTGGTGTTTACTGTTAATCTACTCAAGGATGCACGGACACAATCGTCAATTACTGGTTGGCAGTCGATCAACGTCAAGCAGGTTGACGAGCGGACAGTACAATTTACCCTGCCAGCCCCGTACGCACCATTCATGCACGCCCTCACCTTTCCGATTTTGCCTCAGCACAGCCTCAGTGAAGTTAATCCGGCCGAGCTACGTGAGCATGGTTATGGCAAGTCGCCCGTAACCTCTGGGCCGTTTGCTATGCGGATTCTACAGAATGCCAATGCTGATGGGTCGAAAAAAGTGCTTCATCTGGTGGCGAACTCGCAGTATCATCATGGCGCGCCAAAGCTGGATCGCTTTCAGCTGTATGTATATCCGACGCGGGACGAGATAACCAAAGGTCTCAAGACGAGTGAAATTATGGCTACACCGGAGTTGTCATACATGGCTCAGTCAGACCAGATCCGTCACATGTATGCCTCGCGGTCGTACGCTATTAACGATGGCGTCTACGCATTATTTAACACCCAGAGCGAAGTGGTGAGTTCGCGCAAAGTTCGACAAGCGCTGGTCCAGTCGATTAATACCCAAGCACTGCGTGATAAGTTTGCCTTTGCGAGGAAGCCACTGCACGGCCCAATTTTTGACGACCAAGTGGATGGGCAACTGGCCGGTCGTTTGCCGTATGACACGGAAGCAGCGAAAAAATTACTGGACGAAGAAGGATGGAAGGAGGTCGGTAATCAGCGTAAAAAGGGCGAGCAGGTTTTGCAATTGTCGTTCGTGACGCTCAAGGGCTCTGATTTTGAAACTATTGCGCGTGAACTCGTAAAAGCTTGGCAGGAAACGCTGCATATCACCGTTGACTTGCGGGTAGTTGATCCAAATGATGCCTCGCAAAACGTTTTGCAGTCTGTTCTGCGGCCGCGTGGCTTTGATGTACTGTTGTATGAGTTGGTGCTGGGCGGTGACGCTGATGTCTTTGCCTACTGGCATTCGTCACAGGCCAATCAAGGCGGCCTCAATTTTGCTAACTATAACAGCGCGGTGGCTGACGATGCCCTCGCGGCTGGTCGCACCAAACAAAGCGCCAAGCAACGGGTTAGCAAATACCAAGCGTTTACCAAGCATTGGCAGTCCGATGTGCCGGCCCTCGCACTATATCAAGTGCAACTGGATTACATTCACTTGCGTTCCGTGTCGGCGCTTGATAAGTCAATGCGGTTGGTATATCCCACCGATCGGTTTGCCGACGTGATCTACTGGACAGTTCGCCGCGAATCCGTTTACAAAACACCGTAA